A region from the Carassius carassius chromosome 33, fCarCar2.1, whole genome shotgun sequence genome encodes:
- the LOC132113704 gene encoding protocadherin-1-like isoform X2: protein MMCQSANAMWSRWSAMLVWIFLLLCCSADVVSTIIYQVTEEQPPNTLIGSLASDQGLPDTGHLYKLEVGAPFLRVDGKTGDIYTTETPIDRETLKDCRNIFEGDPCFLEFEVSITDLIKGTGPRLIEGRIEILDENDNTPQFSSPVLTLSIPENTHVGALFQIPVATDRDSGSNGIADYALTTGPEAANLFSLQVAQDSDEKLPQLIVLGNLDREQRDSYDLNIKVIDGGSPPRQSSALLRITITDVNDNVPKFEKSHYEGELPENSPVGHSVLQVKAYDSDMGPNGEVTYSIHQPSPTVQRLLAIDRNTGTIFVKGLVDREDISMLKFYVQAKDNGPQSKNSKALVTITVKDQNDNAPSIRIRGIGLVTHDDGVANISEDMPVGTAVALVEVSDHDEGENAVVTCVVAGDVPFQLRSASETGNDRKRKYFLQTTMLLDYERIKDYRIEIVAVDSGNPALSSTNSLKVQVTDMNDNSPVFSPSLYEVEFAEENQPGDKVLDVVATDADSGTNAELIYTITGGSVPEGLFEINPKTGEVRVISQLDREKIDHYQFLVAAADKGVPSLRGTATVVIKVLDRNDNDPKFMLNGYSFSVQENMPPLSPVGMVTVNDYDKGENARVQLSVEPDNGKFMIQNGTYTILSTISFDREKESTYSFRLKAVDGGDPPRSSYVGITINVLDENDNAPYVTKPSNSSYKFLDPRTSPETHVESVKAEDMDIGLNSEMDFSIVGGNPHGLFRISTEGEITLAKEFTSKHIGLHRLVVKVKDKGTPARHTTALVHVYVNETIGNVSHIEALVGHSLYTPLEMDIAGDPDYSRDQHSNILFAVLGGFCVVILIIAVAMIIRHVVLKENKSGYQAGKKETKDLYAPKPGPKSNKNKKAKKSKAPKPANPSEEDEGGSLQKGLKFNHMNESINDSPRIHLPLNYPPGSPDLGRHYRSNSPLPSIQLQPQSPSASKKHQAVQDLPATNTFVGTGDNNSTGSDQYSDYSYKANSSKYSTKQLPHRRVTFSTANQAQDLQDPSQHSYYDSGLEESETPSSKSSSGPRIGPLALPEDHYERTTPDGSIGEMEHPENGAVTGVDQEKGAGQKRLP, encoded by the exons ATGATGTGCCAGAGTGCCAATGCGATGTGGTCACGGTGGAGTGCCATGCTAGTGTGGATTTTCCTCCTTCTCTGTTGCTCTGCAGATGTAGTCAGCACCATCATCTACCAGGTGACAGAGGAGCAGCCGCCCAACACACTGATTGGCAGCTTGGCATCTGACCAGGGCTTGCCAGACACCGGTCACCTTTACAAGCTCGAGGTCGGCGCCCCTTTCCTGCGTGTGGATGGGAAAACAGGGGATATCTATACTACAGAGACCCCGATAGATCGGGAGACTCTCAAGGACTGTCGCAACATTTTTGAGGGCGATCCTTGTTTCCTAGAATTTGAGGTGTCTATTACAGACCTGATAAAAGGCACAGGACCTCGGCTCATCGAAGGCCGCATCGAGATCTTGGATGAGAACGACAACACTCCACAGTTCTCTTCACCTGTCTTGACATTGTCGATCCCAGAGAACACACACGTGGGTGCGCTATTCCAAATTCCTGTGGCCACCGACAGGGATTCTGGAAGCAATGGCATCGCCGATTACGCACTAACGACTGGCCCTGAAGCTGCCAACCTTTTCAGCCTGCAGGTGGCGCAGGACTCAGATGAGAAATTGCCACAACTCATTGTATTGGGAAACCTGGATAGAGAGCAGCGAGATTCATATGACCTCAACATAAAAGTGATCGATGGTGGCTCTCCACCCCGCCAGAGTAGCGCCTTGCTCAGGATCACCATTACAGATGTCAATGACAACGTGCCCAAATTTGAGAAGTCACATTACGAGGGTGAGCTCCCAGAAAACAGCCCAGTGGGTCATTCTGTTCTACAA GTGAAGGCCTATGACTCTGACATGGGTCCCAATGGAGAGGTGACCTACAGCATCCACCAGCCATCACCAACTGTCCAGAGGCTCCTCGCCATTGATCGCAACACGGGCACTATTTTTGTTAAAGGCTTGGTGGATCGTGAAGATATTAGCATGCTCAAGTTCTACGTCCAAGCTAAAGACAATGGTCCACAATCAAAGAACTCCAAAGCCCTTGTGACTATTACAGTAAAGGACCAGAATGACAATGCACCCTCCATCAGGATCCGGGGCATTGGCCTTGTGACGCATGATGATGGGGTCGCTAACATATCAGAGGACATGCCTGTAGGCACAGCTGTGGCTTTGGTGGAGGTATCAGATCATGATGAAGGTGAAAATGCAGTTGTGACCTGTGTGGTCGCAGGGGATGTCCCATTCCAACTGCGTTCAGCTAGCGAAACAGGCAATGACCGCAAGAGGAAGTACTTCCTCCAGACAACCATGCTACTGGACTATGAACGGATAAAAGACTACAGGATTGAAATTGTAGCAGTGGACTCTGGCAACCCTGCACTATCCAGCACAAATTCCCTGAAGGTGCAAGTGACTGACATGAATGACAACTCCCCAGTGTTCTCACCTTCTTTGTATGAGGTAGAATTTGCTGAGGAGAACCAGCCAGGTGATAAGGTTCTGGATGTGGTAGCCACAGATGCCGACAGCGGGACTAATGCAGAGCTGATATACACTATCACTGGTGGATCAGTCCCCGAGGGGCTCTTTGAAATTAACCCTAAAACAGGAGAAGTGCGTGTCATTAGCCAGTTGGACCGTGAAAAAATAGATCACTATCAATTTCTAGTTGCAGCAGCTGATAAAGGTGTACCAAGCTTGAGAGGAACTGCCACTGTTGTCATTAAGGTGCTCGACAGGAATGACAATGACCCTAAATTTATGCTTAATGGTTATAGCTTTTCAGTCCAAGAAAACATGCCGCCCCTTAGTCCTGTAGGAATGGTAACAGTCAACGATTACGACAAGGGCGAGAATGCTCGTGTTCAACTTTCTGTAGAACCAGACAATGGCAAGTTTATGATTCAAAATGGAACGTACACTATACTTTCGACTATTTCCTTTGACAGGGAAAAGGAGAGCACCTACAGTTTCCGACTTAAAGCTGTTGATGGAGGTGATCCACCACGTTCTTCCTATGTTGGCATTACCATTAATGTTCTTGATGAGAATGACAATGCTCCATACGTCACCAAGCCCTCAAACTCTTCATACAAGTTCTTGGATCCCCGCACAAGCCCAGAAACACATGTTGAAAGTGTTAAGGCAGAGGACATGGACATCGGTTTAAATTCAGAGATGGATTTCAGTATAGTAGGGGGCAACCCACATGGATTGTTCCGCATCTCTACAGAAGGTGAGATTACATTGGCTAAAGAGTTCACATCGAAACACATTGGTCTCCACCGTCTGGTAGTAAAAGTTAAGGACAAAGGCACGCCGGCACGCCATACGACTGCACTGGTTCATGTCTACGTCAATGAGACCATTGGCAATGTCTCCCATATCGAAGCACTTGTTGGACACAGTCTTTATACGCCACTTGAAATGGACATAGCAGGAGATCCTGATTATTCTCGAGACCAGCATAGTAACATTCTTTTTGCAGTCTTGGGTGGCTTTTGTGTGGTCATTCTTATCATTGCAGTGGCTATGATCATCAGGCATGTCGTGCTAAAGGAGAATAAAAGTGGCTACCAGGCAGGCAAGAAGGAGACCAAAGACCTCTATGCCCCCAAACCAGGACCTAAGAGCAACAAGAACAAGAAGGCAAAGAAAAGCAAAGCTCCAAAGCCTGCCAACCCATCTGAAGAGGATGAGGGGGGGAGTCTTCAGAAAGGCCTAAAGTTCAACCACATGAATGAAAGCATCAACGATAGCCCTAGGATTCACCTGCCGCTCAACTACCCCCCTGGGAGCCCAGACCTAGGGAGACACTATCGGTCTAATTCTCCTCTGCCATCCATTCAGCTCCAACCTCAGTCACCTTCTGCCTCAAAGAAACACCAGGCAGTGCAGGACTTGCCAGCAACCAACACCTTTGTAGGAACCGGTGACAACAACTCAACAGGCTCGGACCAGTATTCGGATTACAGCTACAAGGCCAACTCTTCAAAATATAGCACCAAACAG